In the genome of Syntrophus gentianae, the window CCGCCAGAGTAGGAATGAAGGACGCCCCTGAGTTTTCCCTTATAGGGTTTCAATATTTCATACAGCTGATCATAGGCTTTTCGGCAATGGATCAGTACAGGAAAGCCAAGCGCTGCTGCCATGTCCAGCTGGCGAATCAGCACCGGCGCCTGAATGTCTGCTGGGGGACATTCGGGGGAAAAGTCCAGTCCGATTTCCCCGACGGCTACCGTATTATTGAGGCTGATATAAGAGTGAAGGATAGGGAAATCAAGAGGCTCATTGATAAACCAGGGATGAAGTCCGTAAGCGGGAAAGACAAAATCGGGATAGCGTTCTGCCAGTATGGCCGTGCGCTCGAGGGATCCCATGTCATACGCCGGTACGATAAAGGCACACACGCCGGCGGCTTTCGCACGCCCGATCACTTCGGGGAGCGTGGTGGAGAAAGCCAGGTCGTTCAAGTGACAATGGGTGTCAATGAGCGGATAGCGCTTTGATGGAGAATAGGAATTACATCCAGCGGTCGGATTTGTACTTCGCGTCATACTCCGCCTTGAGGGCGATCTGGGTCGCTTCGGCGATATATTCAGGCTCTTTCACCAGGTCTTCCACCTTGAGGTCTACACCGAAAATTCCGACCATCTCGTCATTGTCATCCGTAATGGGTTCAGAAACGGTGAAGCAGAGGGCGCCGGTCATCTTCGAAATGTAGAAATCGGTGACATGGAGCTTCCCCTTGCGCATCGGTTCGATAAACCACTCGCGATCGGACTGATCCGTCCCGACGCCGTAGTTTTCATATTTGGCCCGGTCAGCGATATTGGTAATGTTTCTCGTTGTTTTCTTGCCGTTCATATCGACGACGTAGGCAAACTGGATCGAAGGGTACTCTTCGATAAACCGCTGCATCACCGGTTCCTGGAGCTCCGGCTTCATGGTCCTCAAGGCGGGATCGTTGACGATCTTGCGGAGCACGGCGGTGGCGGCCTCGGCAGCCTGAAATTTGATCCGTTCCAGATCGGACATGAAGAGTTCCGGCAGATATTTGCGCACCTTGGCTTCCATCTCCTCGGACGATATCGTGGTCATGCGCCCGTCTTCATACTCTTCATTGATCCATTTGTTGATCCTGGAAATCCCCGGATGCCTTTTGTCGATGGCGTTAGCCCCGGTCAGCCCGAAATGCGAATTGATCCAGTAGGCGATGCCGGCTTTTCCCGACTTGTCCGCAATCATGGGAACGATGGGCCGCTTCAGAATTTTCGTCGTGTCGAAAATGTTGTAGATCTCTTCATTCTTGATCAGCCCGTCGGCATGGACACCTGCCCGGGTCACATTGAAATCAATCCCCACGAAGGGCATATTGGCCGGGATCTTGAAGTCGATCTTGTTCTTGAAGTACTGGGCGATGTCGGTGATGACCGTCGTATCGATCCCGTTGGCCGTCCCCATGAGACCGATATATTCCATGATCAATCCCTCAATGGGCGGGTTGCCGGTGCGCTCTCCCAGGCCGAGGAGGGTGGAATTGGCGGCGCTGCAGCCATAGAGCCAGGCTGTGGTCGCGTTGATCAGGGCCTTGTGAAAATCATTGTGACCATGCCATTCCAGGAGATGACCGGGCACATCGGCGTCCTCAATGAAGGCCCTCACCATCTTGTCTACACTGCGGGGCAGTGAGGTCCCCGGATAGGTCACCCCGTAGCCCAGGGTATCGCAGAGGCGGATTTTGATATCGATGCCGCTTTCCTCGCGGAGCTTCATCAGCTCGATCGCAAAGGGGATGCAGAATCCGTAGATATCGGCCCGGGTGATGTCTTCAAAATGACAACGGGGCTTGATCCCGGCATCCAGAATGGCTTTGACGATTTCCAGATAACCGTTAAGGGCTTCGCTACGTTTTTTATTCAATTTGAGAAAGATATGGTAATCGGAAACAGAGGTGAGAATCCCCGTTTCCCTGAGCCCCGCTTCCTTCACCAGGGGAATGTCTTCCATGGCCGCACGGATCCATCCGGTGATCTCCGGAAAGGGGAGGCCGAGATCCTGACATCTTCTGACAGCTTCCTTGTCCTTCTTGCTGTAAAGGAAAAACTCCGTCTGGCGAATGATTCCATTTTCTCCGCCCAGCCGGCTCATCATCGTAAAGAGATCGACGATCTGCTGAACCGTGTAAGGCGGACGCGCCTGCTGTCCATCCCGGAACGTCGTATCGGTAATAAAAATTTCCTCTGCCGGCTGGAGGGGAAGAATCCGATGATCGAAATCGATCCGGCTGACTTCATCGTAAGGAAAGACTTCCTTCTGCAGATTCGGTTCTTCCACGTCCCGCAGTTCGCAACGCCAGAACCGGGTATGTTCGTGATTCAGGACTCTCTTCTGGGGATTCCATTTCGCCATGATCTTACACTCCAACACATAAGGCTATCGCTAAAGAGGCAATTCCAAAGCGGATGCCTTTAATATAAACCGTCGCGATTACCTGTCAACACAGAATACGCTAAACAATCTTGAGGGATAATTCCATCAATTGTTCGATACTGACCGTCGATGGGGCGTCCGTCATCAGACAGGTCGCCTTCTGGGTTTTGGGGAAGGCGATCACGTCGCGAATGGATTCCGTTCCCGTCATCATCATGATCAGTCGATCCAGACCGAAGGCAATGCCTCCATGAGGCGGCGTCCCGAATTCCAGGGCGTCGAGGAGAAAGCCGAACTTGGTGCGGACCTCTTCGCTCTGGAGCCCCAGGGCCTCGAAGATGAGGGACTGAATCTCTTTCCGGTGGATTCGGATGCTTCCCCCGCCGACTTCTGAACCATTGAGGACGAGGTCGTAAGCCCGCGCCCGGACTTTGCCTGGATTTCCGGGAAGATGCTTGACGTCCTCCGGAACGGGAGAGGTGAAGGGGTGATGGGTTGAAACATAACGCTTTTCCGTATCGCTGAATTCCATGAGGGGAAACTCGGTAATCCAGACAAAGGCGAATTCACTGGGATCGATCAAATTGAGCTTCTTTGCCAGATGGGTCCGCAGATTTCCGAGGGAATCTTTGACCACGGTGGGCGTATCCGCGACAAAAACCAGGGCATCGCCTTCGACGGCCTCCATCCTCGCATTGATCTGCGATACTTCCTCCGCAGACAGAAACTTGAATATCGGCGAGGTCCATCCTTCAGCGGTGATCCGGGCCCAGGCAAGCCCCTTGGCCCCGTAAATCGCGACAAAGTTCTGGAGCTCGTCCAGGTCTTTCCGGGAAAGACGCTTCCCGTCGGGAATGCGGATGGCCTTGATCACGCCTCCCGCGGCCGCCACTTCACGGAATACCGTAAAGCCGGTATTGGTGAGGATATCGGTCAGATCCCGGAGTTCAAGGCCGAACCGGACATCGGGGTTGTCCTTGCCGAAACGTCCGATGGCTTCCGCATAGGAAAGGCGGGGGAAGGGAAGGGTAAGCGTCCGGTTCAGGCAGCGGGAAAAGAGGCGCGCCATCAGGCCTTCCATAATCGCAATGATGTCGTCTTCCGTAATGAAAGACATCTCCACATCGATCTGGGTAAACTCAGGCTGACGGTCCGCCCGGAGGTCCTCATCCCGGAAGCATTTGACGATCTGGAAATAGCGATCGAAGCCGGATACCATGAGCAACTGCTTGAAAATCTGCGGCGATTGGGGAAGGGCGTAGAAGGTCCCCTTGTTGATGCGGCTGGGAACCAGGTAGTCCCGGGCGCCTTCCGGCGTGCTTTTGGTCAGGAAGGGGGTTTCGATTTCAAGGAAGCCTTCTTCCTGGAAGTACTGCCGCGCTTCTGACGCCACGCGGCTCCGTAACATGATATTTTTCTGGAGGTGCGGCCGGCGAAGATCCAGGTAACGGTACTTCAGCCGCACATTTTCCGAAATTTCGCTGTCCGTTTCGAGGCTGAAAGGGGGCGTCTGGGATTCATTGAGAATTTCCAGCTCGTCGACCATCACCTCGATGGAGCCTGTCTTTAAATCGGGATTGATCATCCCTTCGGGGCGCTGACGGACCGTTCCCCGGATCGCCAGGACAAATTCGCTGCGGATCCTGTGGGCTTCCCGGTGGGCCTCAGGGCTGTGCTCCGGATTGAAGACGATCTGGACGATGCCTTCGCGGTCGCGGAAATCCACAAAAATAACCCCGCCATGATCCCTGCGGCGGTGTGCCCAGCCCATGAGAATGACTTCCTTCTCGATTTGATCGGTACCCAGTTGCCCACAGTAATGCGTTCTCTTCTTCGTTATTATGAAATCCGACAAAGGTCGTTACCTCTCTTTTATAAGTTTCAGGATTGATTGATCCAGATTATCCAGGGGAAGGGTCTGTTGCGTCCCCGCTTTCATGTCCCGGAGTTCGGCCTTTTTTTCCTCTATTTCTCGATCTCCCAGAATCAGCGTATAGGCGCAGTTCAGGCGGTTTGCCTTCTTCATCTGGCTTTTCAGGCTCTTGGCGGAAAAGTCCTGCTCCGCATGGATTCCTTTTCGTCTTAGAGAATTGCACAGAACAAAGGCCATTTTCTGCGCGGCGTCCCCGAGGGAGGCAACAAAGAGATCCGGGGTGGGCGTAGCGGTGAAATCTGCGCCTTCCAGCAGGGCAATCAGCCGTTCAAACCCGACGGCGAATCCGATGCCCGGGGTGTCCGGGCCTCCCAGTTCCTGGACAAGTCGGTCATAACGTCCGCCGCCGGCAACGGCATTCTGAGATCCCAGATGCTCGGTCGTGACTTCAAAGGCGGTCTTGGTGTAATAATCCAGGCCGCGGACCATCCGGGGGTTTATCTGATAAGGGATTTCGAATTCCGTAAGCGCCGAGGTCACTGCATCGAAATGCGATCGGCAATCGCCGCAGAGAAATTCGGAGAGGTGCGGGGCATCGGCGATGATCTCCTGGCACTCCCGGGACTTGCAGTCGAAAACCCTAAGCGGGTTGGAACCCAGGCGCCGCTTACAGTCTTCGCAGAGTCCCTCTTCTTTCCCCTGCAGAAATTCCGTAATGACTGTCCGGAATGTGGGGCGGCAGGCCGAACATCCCAGGGAGTTCAATTCCAGGCTGACCTTGCTCAGGCCGACGGTAGTCAGGAAATGCATGAGCATCAGGATGACTTCCGCATCGGCCCGCGGGTCATCGAGACCCAGCAATTCCACATCGATCTGGTGAAACTGCCGGAAACGGCCTTTCTGAGGTCTTTCCCGCCGGAACATGGGACCGATGGTAAAAAGTCGCGTCACCGACTCGGCATTGTAAAGGGAATGTTCCAGGTAAGCCCGGATGACGGAAGCCGTCGCTTCCGGCCGAAGGGTCAGATACTCGTCCCCCCGGTCACGGAACGTGTACATTTCCTTTTCAACAATGTCCGTGGCTTCGCCGATTCCTCTTTTAAAAAGATCGGTTTTTTCCAGAACAGGAAGACGGATTTCCTTGAATCCGAAACGGGAAAAAATCTCCCGGGCGATGTTTTCCACATAATGCCACCTGCCCGTTTCCTCGGGCAGAATATCCTTGAAACCTTTAACTGCTGTAATGACTTCCATCTTTAATAAACCAAACCATGCCTTATTTTAAAGCCATGTTGCTTAACATAGAACGCATTGAATGACAATGAAATTATGTCCTTCGGCTTCATGGCCGCCGGGAGTCACCGCTTCCTTTCTTAAACCCTTCCGCCTGAAGATGACTGCCGTCGGTTGTTATGGAAATCCCCCCTTGCCTGTCCGTACGCAGTATTCTGGCCCCGGCCGCTTGATATCTCGTTAAAACCTCCTCATGGGGAAAACCGAAAACATTGTCAGGACCGCAGCTGATCACGGCAATCTGCGGCCGAACGGCATTCAAAAAAGGCAGACTGCTGGATATGCGGCTGCCATGGTGAGGAACAAAAAGGACGGTACTGTGGAGATCAGAGGAATGGATCAACAGATTGTTCTCTTCTTCTGCCGAGATATCACCGGGCAGCAGCAGTGAAACTTTTCCGAAAGTGAGCCTCATCACCAGGGACTTTTCATTCAGATCCTCACCTGATGTTTTGTCCATTCCCGGATTATAAAGGGAGATTCCGACCTCTCCGACTTTCATGGCGCTTTCCCGATCCCTCAGAATCCGGTGGCGGATGCCCTTGCGGCGAAGAATCTCAAGAAAGCGTCGATAGAGTTCCGTGTCTGCGGATTCTCCATTGGACCAGACTTCCGAAACGGAAAAATTCTCCAGGATAAAGGGAAGGCCGCCCAGATGATCCGCATGGGGGTGACTGAGCGCCACGATGTCAACTTTTCGAATTCCCTCGTGCCATAAAAAGGGGGCAACCACGGAGCGGCCGATATCAAAGCCGTCGCCGGGAACCCCTCCTCCATCCACAAGCATCGTTTTGCCACCGGGAAAACGGACAAGGGTCGCATTGCCCTGGTGGACATCGATGGCGGTCACCCTCAGTTCGCGGTTCTGAAATGGTTGCGTATACTGCCGGACAAGAGAAACCGATAGAAAAAGTAAAAGCAAAGAAAAGGCAATCCAGAGCAGGAGTCGTTTCTTTTTTGGTTCGGACAGGCCTGAAGAACGATAGGAAGAAATCAGGCCAAGAGCGCAGAGTAAAAGGAGATAGAAAGCGGCGATCTGCCAGAGGGAGGGGGTGCAAAGGTAAAAAGCCGCTCCGGGCAGGCCGGCGAAAAAGTCGACCAGAGAAAGGGAGAGTTTCACCAGCCAGGCTGAGCAGGAAATCAGGATGCCGGCCAGAGCCTCTGAAAAGGGGCTGACCGCAATGACCAGCATGCTCAGCGGCAAAGCCAGAAGACCAAGAATAGGAACGAGAACGGCATTGGCTGGGATGACGAGAAGGGATAGCCGGTTGAAATAAAAGGCAAGGATGGGCAGTGTCCCCAAGGTGGCGCTGATCGTGGTGATGAGAAACAGCAGGATCTGACCTTGAATTTTATTAAACCAGAACGTTTTGGAGGAAGCGTCGGCGAAAAAGGCCCTGTCCATGGATAATCCGGTAAATAGAGGCGCTATCAGGATTATCGCGGCAACGGCGGCAAAAGAGAGTTGAAAGGAGAGGTCAAAGAGGGCTTCGGGAGAAAGGATCAGGATCAGAACCGCCGCGGCGCAAAGGGTATTCATCAGATCCTGTCTGCGGTCCAGGAGCGTGGCAATCATGAAGGTCATGGCCATGAGGGTTGCGCGCAGTACGGACATGCCGGCGCCGGCAACGAAGGCGTAAAAGAGAACAGGCGGAAATGCTGACACAAGAGACAGCTTCATGACGTTGAAACGAAGCAGCAGATATTCAGACCTCGAAAAAAGCCAGCGCATGATCAGGATCGTCCACAAGGCGATCAGGCCGACATTGAAACCGGAAACGGCCAGGATGTGAGAGGTCCCGGTCATGTTGAACTTTTCAAGGATGGGTTGCGGAATTTCTTTGGAGCTGCCCAGGATCATGGCGGAAAGAATCGTCCGTTCCGGAAAAGGGGCGTTCCTGTAAATCAGGTTGTGAATCGAACTGCGGAACTCCTCGATAAAACTTTTCAGTTTCTTCCCCTGGCCTTCTCGAAGAACGATCATCTTGGATTCATCGCTTAGAAAGCCGGAATAGGCGATCTTTTCAAAACGAAGGTGTTTTTCGTAATTGAATCCCCCGGGGTTATTGAAATTTTCCGGCCTGTGCAGGCGGGTTTCACAGCGGAGAAAATCGCCGTATTTCAGAGCGGGCCGTCCTTTTGCCGTGAGCAGAATCCTTTCCGATAGGGGCGTGTAGGTTCCGGAAGCGACAATCCGTGTCGCCTGCAAGACAAACCTTGTTTGGTCCGGCGAATATTCCGGAGCCTCGCAGATGATGCCCTCAAGAAGCGTTCTTTTTCCGATCTGCTGCTGGACGGGGTTTGCCGGAGAAGAAGGTGGAAAATGAAAAGGGAGCATTTGCAGGCTTCCTTGAAAAAACAGGATTGCCCCCACGGTCAAGAAAACAGGAAGGCTTTTTTTGAAATGGACTCCCAGGAGAAGGAAAAAGAGAAGGGGAACCAGGCAGATTCTCAGATCGAGAGCTGGTGGGAAAAAAGTATCTCCGGCGATAATGCCGGAAATCAGGGCTGCCAGAAAGAAAAGGAAAGGCCTTTGCATGTGTCGGATCTGTTATCTTAAATATTTGAAATTATAACGTCAGGAAACATTTTGAAAGAAAAACTGTTCCCTGAGGGAATCTACACATCAAAAAAATCTTAAAAAATTGCTTTTCTAATGAATCCAACTGAGAAACCGACACTGTGGGAGAAAAGATATCTCCAGAGATTGAACGGGCTGATTCTATCCCGAATCGTCATCGCTACGATTCTTCTGGGAATTTTTGTATTCTTTGATCTCAAGCAAACTTCATCCCACCCGGAAATTCGTTTCCATCCCTTCTATAGCCTGATCCTGACCACCTATCTCCTCTCTTTTCTCTATGTCATTTTACTGAAAGTCTTCAAAACCTATTCGGTTTCCATGCATCTACAGATGACCTGTGATGTTCTGCTGATCACAGTCCTCGTTCACATGACAGGCGGAGTCGGCAGCATCTATTCCTCCCTTTACCCTCTGGTGATTATTTACACGGTACTTTTCGCTGAACGAAAAGGCGGCTTTATTGTGGCCACTGCCTGCAGCCTGTTCTACGGATCGCTCTTGATCCTGGAGTTTTATGGAATGATCGACCGCGCCTCTTCATCCGTGGTTCCGGAAATTTCCCGGGATGCCGGTTATCTGTATTCGAGAATCTGTATCCATGCCCTTTCATTTTTCGTCGTGGCCTTTTTGGCCAGTTTCGTCATCAAGCAGGAAAAGACGGCTCGAATTCTTCTTGCCGAAAAAGAGAGTGCCCTGGATCGACTGGATATGCTGCATCGGAGCATCATTGAATCGATTGACACCGGCATCCTGACCGTCAACCTGGAAGGCCGGATTCAATCCTTCAATCGGGCGGCGGTCCAGATCACCGGCCTGTCAGCCGAGAATGTCCTGAATAGGGATATCTCATCGATATTTTCTGATTTCTATAGTCTTTTGGATCGCTTTTCCAAGGCGCCCTCCGCTAAAGGGCCTGAGAGACGGATGGAGATGAGAATTCGGAATCAGGATCATGAGGAGCAGATTCTCGGCTGTTCTCTGTCTCAACTTAAAGGGAGCCGGGGCGAACACCTTGGGGAGATATTGATTTTTCAGGATTTGACGGACATCAAAAAGATTGAAGCCGCCTATGAAAAGAGCAGGCGTCTTGCCTTTGTCGGAGAGATGGCCGCGGGCCTGGCGCATGAAATCCGCAATCCCCTGGCCGCGATCAGTGGTTCGATTCAGATGTTGAAGAAAGACTTGAAATTGGATCCCCTCGATGAACGGTTGATGAAGATCGTGCTTCGGGGAAAGGACCAGCTCGAGAATGTCATGAAAGATTTCCTCCTCCTGGCCAAACCGGCGGCAGGAAATAAAGAATGGATCAATCTGAATGAACTGATTGAGGAAATTCTTGAATCCCTTCTTTACATCCCGGACTGGACGGATGAAATCAAGATTGAGAAGAACCTCTCCGATGCCGCCATGTTGTATGTCAACAGGACTGAAATGCAGCATGTCCTCTGGAACCTGATCATCAACGCCCTGCAGGCCATGCCCGGGGGCGGGCGATTGTCTATCGAAACGAGGTCATTCATCGATGAATCCGGCGAAGATTTTGTGCAACTGCTCATAGGGGACAGTGGAAACGGCATTTCCAGCGAAGACCTGGAGAAGATATATCAGCCCTTCTTTACGACCAAGGAAAGAGGAACGGGGCTTGGACTGGCAATTGTCGGCAGGATTATTGAGAACTGTTCGGGATTTCTCGCCGTGGACAGTGAAATAGGGAAGGGGACCGTATTCCGTGTTTGTCTGCCGCGAAGCAGGGAAATACAGGATGCAGCCCTGCCCGACATGGAAAATACCCGGGCGGCTTGAGATCCTAAGTAGGAGGGAAATATGGCAACAATCCTTGTTGTGGATGATGATAAAGGGATGCGGGAATTCCTCGACATCATGCTGACCCGTGAAGGTTACGATGTCCGTTGCGCTTCCAGTGCCGCAGAAGCATTGAATTCCTGCAGAAAACATTCCTATGATCTGATTCTGACGGACTTGAAGATGCCCAAGATGGACGGACTGGAATTTCTCAAGGTGGTCAAGGAGATTTCCCCGGAATCCCTTGTTATTCTGATTACGGCCTATGCCTCCGGAGATACAGCGGTCAGGGCGATGAAAGACGGAGCCTACGATTATATAGAGAAGAACTTTAACCTCGAAGAATTTACAGCGACGATCCGCAATGCCCTTGAATCCAACGGAAGGATGCGGAATGACGCAAAATTTCTCCGGGAGATGGAAAATGCCGTCTCCTTCGGAGAGATCATAGGTAAGAGCAGAGAAATGGTCAAAGTTTATTCCCTGATAAAAAAAGTGGCCGAGACAACGGCCAATGTCCTGATTCTCGGAGAGAGTGGAACGGGGAAGGAGCTTGTCGCCAAAGCCATTCATGCAAACAGCCCGCGCAAGGAAAAGCCCTTTGTTGCCATCAATTGCGGCGGCATTCCGGAAAATCTCCTGGAAAGTGAATTGTTCGGTTATCAGAAAGGTTCCTTCACCGGCGCCTATGCGGATAAGGCGGGACTTTTCGAAATCGCCCGAGGGGGGACGATTTTCCTGGATGAGGTGGGGGAATTGCCCCCTGTTCTCCAGGTCAAGCTTCTGCGAGTGGTTCAGGAGAAAACCTTCCTGAGAATCGGCGGGACGGAAAATATCCGGGTGGATGTCCGGATCATCTCGGCAACGAACCGCAACCTGGAAGAGATGATTCGGAAAGGAGAATTCCGGGAGGATCTTTATTACCGCCTGAATGTCATTCCTGTGCGCATCCCGCCCCTTCGGGAAAGAAAGGAGGATATTGCGATCCTCACTCGTTTCTTCATTGAAAAATATGCCCGAGAATTCGGAAAGGGCATAAAAAATATTTCCAACTATGGTTTGGAGCTTCTCATGGAGTATTCCTTCCCGGGGAATGTTCGAGAGCTGGAGAATATTATCGAACGAAGTGTCGCCTTGGAGCAGTCGAGTATCGTGCTTCCCGAAAACCTGGTGATATCCAAGGGAAATTCGGAGGAACAGGCTGACGTCTCTAAAATGGGGCAATTCCCCGATCAGGGGATAAATCTGAATACGGAAATGGCAAGGTTCGAACGGGACATGATCGAGAAAGCCCTGGAAAAATCCAACGGCTCAAAAACAAGGGCGGCGGAGCTTCTGCAGGTCAGTTTTGATTCCCTTCGCTACCGCATCGAGAAACTCGGGATGTAATCTTCAGTTCCCGCTTATTGCGATATCCTTCATCTTCAATTGGATGTCCGAGGAGCCGTTCCAGTAGTTGATCTGAGGCGTGAAGGCGATATCAAGGGACGAATCGTTAAGATCATGAATAAAATGTCCCTGGCTGAACCAGATCGTATTGCGGGACACGCCGGATTCCGAAACGCGCATCCGGAGATGATTCTTCCCCACAATCGAAGGCGATAAGAAGTTGACATTCCTCACACAGAGGACCGGTTCGGGGTTCCTGCTTCCAAAGGGGGCAAGCAGCTCCATCTGGGACAGCAGTTCATGGGTAATATCGTTCAGGTGACACTGCGCCTCAATAACCGTCGCAGAGACGGAATCCGATTGCTGCAGATTTTCCCGGACAATTTCATCCAGCAGATCGGAAAATTTTTCGATGTCTTCTTCCAGAATGGAAATGCCGGCTGCATAGCGGTGACCGCCGTAGGAGATCAGACAGTCTTCACATTCTTTCAATCCCTGAAAGATGTTGAAATTTGCGATGCTTCTACCTGAACCCTTTCCGACGCCATCCTTCAGGCTGATCAATATTGCCGGGCGATCGTAGCGATCGGCGATTTTTGAAGCCACAATCCCGATGACACCGGGATGCCATTTGTCGGAGGCCAGAACGAACGCGGTTCTGTTCCGGGAGTCGGTTGTATTTTCAATGTTGTCAATAATGTCATCCAGAATGGCTTTTTCCAGGGCTCTGCGTTTCCGGTTATAATTTTCCAGTTTTAACGCCAGTTCCCTTGTTTCGACAACGGAGTCGCTTAAAAGCAATTCCACCGCTTCTTCAGGCAATCCAACCCTGCCGGCGGCATTGATTCGAGGAATCAGGGAAAAGGAGGCCTTCTCGGAATCAACCGTTGAGCTCTCCAGCCCGCTGATTTCTTTCAGCGCCCGAATGCCCGCCCTTTTTCCTTCCGTAAGAAGCTCAAGACCAACCCGGCAAAAAATCCTGTTTTCATCGATCATCGGGCAGATGTCGCCGATCGTGCCCAAGGCGACAAGATCGAGGTATTCCTTTAAATTGGGATACGGTTTATTGTGCCAAAATCCGTTTTTCCTGAGGCTTCCCCGAAGGGCGATCAGGAAATTGAAAACGATGCCCACGGCGGCTAGGTGCTTCATGGGAAAAGAGTCATCAGGCCTTTTGGGGTTTATCGCGGCCACTGCCTTGGGAAGAGGTCCGGAAACTTCGTGGTGATCGAGAATAACGGTATCCAGACCCATGGAACTGGCGTACAGAACTTCATCGCGATCGGAAATGCCGCAATCCACGGTGATAATCAATGCCGCGCCGCTGTCTTTGATCTTGTCGATGGCTTTCTGGTTCAGGCCGTATCCCTCTTCCATCCGGTCGGGAATGTAATAACTGACATCGGCCTGGATCTCGCGGAGAAATCTGACCAGGACGGCAACAGAGGTAATGCCGTCGGCATCATAATCCCCGTAGACGACAACCTTCTCTTTCTTATAAACAGCTGCGATCAGCCGGTCGACCCCGGGGAGCATGTCCTTCATGAGAAAAGGATTGTGAAGATCATGGAGGGATGGATAGAGATATCTGCGGGCATCGTCGGGCGTCCGAATGTCCCGGCCAATCAGGATAGAAGAAACAATCCAATGAATTCCGAGTTCTCTGGCAAGAAGATGCTGCACATCCCTGTCGGCGTCGGGCAAAATCCAGTTTGTCGTTGGTAAACATTTTCTAAACATGATCGGCTAAATTGAAAAAGACTCGGTTCACAGGGATAATAAAAACATTAAACCAATGAAGCATAGTCAGGTTTTTTTTGATGTCAAGGAAAAGGTTTTGGTCAGGTCAAGACCGATGGCGGATAGATTGCTGGATGTATTCAACGTTTGACAATTCGAACCTGTTTTTTAGCCTTCCTGATCAACGGTTTGGAAACAGACGCCGAAAGCACGTAAGGACGTATGGCATATGACTTGTATATGGGCAGGAAAAGCTTTGGACAGGTCAATCCGGATTTCCTGTAAAGCTCCAGAAATCCACCAAAAACTCTTGTATATGAAGTCTGGTGGATCGAAAAACAGGAACATTGGCTGTTTGATGAACGGTTGACATCCTTGTAAAATGGTGTATGAAAAGCAGATTAATTGTACGCTGACCTGCTGTCAGTATCTCTCAAAAGAAAAAAGGTTATAACCTATGTTTGCATCCGTACTGAAAAAAATTGTCGGTACAAAAAATGACAGAGAAATAAAGAGGCTCTCGGTAATCCTGCGTGAAATTAACAATATGGAATCGTCGATTTCAGCCTTGAGCGACGAGGAGCTGAAGGCGAAAACACCTTATTTCAAAGAAAAACTGAGTAACGGCGCCAGTCTGGACAGTATCCTTCCGGAAGCCTTTGCCGTCGTCCGCGAGGTTGCCCGAAGAACGGTGAAAATGCGTCCCTTCGATGTTCAGATTATCGGAGGCATGGTTCTTCACGAAGGAAAGATCGCC includes:
- a CDS encoding DNA internalization-related competence protein ComEC/Rec2; translation: MQRPFLFFLAALISGIIAGDTFFPPALDLRICLVPLLFFLLLGVHFKKSLPVFLTVGAILFFQGSLQMLPFHFPPSSPANPVQQQIGKRTLLEGIICEAPEYSPDQTRFVLQATRIVASGTYTPLSERILLTAKGRPALKYGDFLRCETRLHRPENFNNPGGFNYEKHLRFEKIAYSGFLSDESKMIVLREGQGKKLKSFIEEFRSSIHNLIYRNAPFPERTILSAMILGSSKEIPQPILEKFNMTGTSHILAVSGFNVGLIALWTILIMRWLFSRSEYLLLRFNVMKLSLVSAFPPVLFYAFVAGAGMSVLRATLMAMTFMIATLLDRRQDLMNTLCAAAVLILILSPEALFDLSFQLSFAAVAAIILIAPLFTGLSMDRAFFADASSKTFWFNKIQGQILLFLITTISATLGTLPILAFYFNRLSLLVIPANAVLVPILGLLALPLSMLVIAVSPFSEALAGILISCSAWLVKLSLSLVDFFAGLPGAAFYLCTPSLWQIAAFYLLLLCALGLISSYRSSGLSEPKKKRLLLWIAFSLLLLFLSVSLVRQYTQPFQNRELRVTAIDVHQGNATLVRFPGGKTMLVDGGGVPGDGFDIGRSVVAPFLWHEGIRKVDIVALSHPHADHLGGLPFILENFSVSEVWSNGESADTELYRRFLEILRRKGIRHRILRDRESAMKVGEVGISLYNPGMDKTSGEDLNEKSLVMRLTFGKVSLLLPGDISAEEENNLLIHSSDLHSTVLFVPHHGSRISSSLPFLNAVRPQIAVISCGPDNVFGFPHEEVLTRYQAAGARILRTDRQGGISITTDGSHLQAEGFKKGSGDSRRP
- a CDS encoding two-component system sensor histidine kinase NtrB, producing MNGLILSRIVIATILLGIFVFFDLKQTSSHPEIRFHPFYSLILTTYLLSFLYVILLKVFKTYSVSMHLQMTCDVLLITVLVHMTGGVGSIYSSLYPLVIIYTVLFAERKGGFIVATACSLFYGSLLILEFYGMIDRASSSVVPEISRDAGYLYSRICIHALSFFVVAFLASFVIKQEKTARILLAEKESALDRLDMLHRSIIESIDTGILTVNLEGRIQSFNRAAVQITGLSAENVLNRDISSIFSDFYSLLDRFSKAPSAKGPERRMEMRIRNQDHEEQILGCSLSQLKGSRGEHLGEILIFQDLTDIKKIEAAYEKSRRLAFVGEMAAGLAHEIRNPLAAISGSIQMLKKDLKLDPLDERLMKIVLRGKDQLENVMKDFLLLAKPAAGNKEWINLNELIEEILESLLYIPDWTDEIKIEKNLSDAAMLYVNRTEMQHVLWNLIINALQAMPGGGRLSIETRSFIDESGEDFVQLLIGDSGNGISSEDLEKIYQPFFTTKERGTGLGLAIVGRIIENCSGFLAVDSEIGKGTVFRVCLPRSREIQDAALPDMENTRAA
- a CDS encoding sigma-54-dependent transcriptional regulator, producing the protein MATILVVDDDKGMREFLDIMLTREGYDVRCASSAAEALNSCRKHSYDLILTDLKMPKMDGLEFLKVVKEISPESLVILITAYASGDTAVRAMKDGAYDYIEKNFNLEEFTATIRNALESNGRMRNDAKFLREMENAVSFGEIIGKSREMVKVYSLIKKVAETTANVLILGESGTGKELVAKAIHANSPRKEKPFVAINCGGIPENLLESELFGYQKGSFTGAYADKAGLFEIARGGTIFLDEVGELPPVLQVKLLRVVQEKTFLRIGGTENIRVDVRIISATNRNLEEMIRKGEFREDLYYRLNVIPVRIPPLRERKEDIAILTRFFIEKYAREFGKGIKNISNYGLELLMEYSFPGNVRELENIIERSVALEQSSIVLPENLVISKGNSEEQADVSKMGQFPDQGINLNTEMARFERDMIEKALEKSNGSKTRAAELLQVSFDSLRYRIEKLGM